A single genomic interval of Primulina huaijiensis isolate GDHJ02 unplaced genomic scaffold, ASM1229523v2 scaffold42345, whole genome shotgun sequence harbors:
- the LOC140969567 gene encoding uncharacterized protein — protein sequence MPVMEKLRIFVAQEPVVAASCLIAGVGLFLPAVVRPILDSLETSKQVPQPALSDVVASMTGKKQG from the exons ATGCCGGTGATGGAAAAGCTCAGAATTTTCGTGGCCCAAGAGCCTGTTGTTGCCGCTTCATGCCTCATCGCCGGCGTTG GACTCTTCCTTCCGGCTGTAGTAAGGCCGATCTTGGATTCTCTGGAAACATCAAAGCAAGTACCTCAACCTGCTTTAAGTGAT GTAGTTGCCAGTATGACCGGCAAGAAACAGGGTTGA
- the LOC140969566 gene encoding uncharacterized protein At4g00950-like translates to METQGVGVYSSLLVTPKLPHSPHRSGTATPPLQMLVSVPFKWEEEPGKPRLCTALIALPEPEVKFLELPPCRMPLIMESTDKITKTPSPTTVLDGPYNLARPKFSSFRFFRDNHDSFDSYSSASPDSALDDIWIGKKSSGRRTSSGFLGRTTLKWRGGKKEFGGDVVGFSPSSIAGCGSDTESGKKVKMEGKLRRTGSISRVSDARPTAHNYLWAAIYEGIKQVIPWKSAKKSQK, encoded by the exons ATGGAAACCCAGGGGGTTGGGGTCTATTCCAGTTTATTGGTCACACCTAAGCTCCCACACTCACCTCACCGATCAG GTACGGCGACTCCGCCGCTGCAGATGTTGGTGTCGGTGCCGTTCAAATGGGAGGAGGAGCCTGGAAAGCCCCGACTCTGCACAGCTCTCATCGCTCTACCCGAGCCCGaggtcaaattcttggagcttCCACCCTGCCGAATGCCATTGATAATGGAGTCCACCGACAAAATTACCAAGACGCCCTCCCCGACTACAGTTCTCGACGGCCCTTACAATCTCGCTCGCCCCAAGTTCTCTTCGTTCAGATTCTTTAGGGATAACCACGATTCCTTCGACAGTTACAGCAGCGCCAGCCCTGACAGTGCGCTGGACGATATATGGATTGGCAAGAAGAGCAGCGGGAGGCGAACATCGTCAGGGTTTTTGGGCAGGACAACTTTGAAATGGAGGGGTGGTAAAAAGGAATTTGGTGGGGACGTTGTAGGGTTCTCTCCGTCCTCCATTGCTGGCTGTGGTAGTGATACCGAGAGCGGCAAGAAAGTGAAGATGGAGGGAAAGCTGAGAAGAACTGGGAGCATCTCCAGGGTCTCTGATGCTAGGCCAACCGCTCACAATTACCTCTGG GCTGCTATATATGAAGGTATAAAGCAAGTTATACCATGGAAGAGTGCCAAGAAATCGCAGAAGTAA